The Deltaproteobacteria bacterium genome includes a region encoding these proteins:
- a CDS encoding glycosyltransferase family 9 protein, whose product MTGAPPRNILIIQLGDIGDVVLATASFRALKDRLPDSRVHALVRKGCGALLAADPNLSGIFESRRGGGPLSDVARENLALARSLRNERFDMVIDLRTGDRSAILALIARGTEKVAYGGDGAFWRRFVYTRLFGRLAEAPPPAHPGADQSLRILRAAGFDVGNFLPRLHVSGESDAAAMGILSAAGIPAGTRIATINPFSRWKYKEWGHDRWAEVITALGERHGLLPVLVGSAEESREAAEILRMAGGTGRSITGRTSLGELAAVLRRSTLHLGVDSAAPHMASALGTPTLTIFGPSDWRAWVLQDDLHRVVAPDMPCVPCNMEGCDRKGRSVCLEELPSDRVLRAVADMLPAAALRLHPRPDDSER is encoded by the coding sequence ATGACGGGCGCTCCCCCGCGGAACATCCTGATCATCCAGTTGGGAGATATCGGGGACGTCGTCCTCGCCACCGCGTCGTTCCGGGCCCTGAAGGATCGCCTGCCGGATTCCCGCGTCCACGCGCTCGTCCGGAAAGGGTGTGGAGCGCTCCTGGCCGCCGACCCGAACCTGAGCGGAATATTCGAATCGCGCCGGGGCGGCGGACCGCTCTCGGACGTCGCGAGGGAGAATCTCGCGCTGGCCAGGAGCCTTCGAAACGAGCGGTTCGACATGGTGATCGACCTGCGGACCGGCGACCGGAGCGCCATCCTCGCGCTGATCGCACGGGGGACGGAAAAGGTCGCCTACGGCGGCGACGGTGCATTCTGGAGAAGGTTCGTCTACACCCGGTTGTTCGGCCGCCTTGCGGAGGCGCCGCCCCCCGCCCATCCGGGAGCCGACCAGTCGCTGCGGATCCTCCGGGCGGCCGGGTTCGACGTCGGGAATTTCCTCCCCCGACTGCACGTATCCGGCGAATCGGATGCGGCCGCGATGGGGATCCTCTCCGCCGCCGGCATACCCGCGGGAACGCGGATTGCCACGATCAACCCGTTCTCCCGCTGGAAATACAAGGAGTGGGGGCACGACCGGTGGGCCGAAGTGATCACGGCGCTCGGCGAGCGGCACGGACTGTTGCCGGTGCTGGTCGGATCGGCGGAGGAGTCCCGGGAGGCGGCGGAGATCCTGCGGATGGCGGGCGGAACGGGTAGGTCGATCACCGGGAGGACGTCCCTCGGAGAGCTCGCCGCGGTGCTGCGGAGAAGCACGCTGCACCTGGGCGTCGACAGCGCGGCGCCGCACATGGCATCCGCGCTCGGAACTCCCACGCTCACCATCTTCGGGCCTTCGGACTGGCGGGCGTGGGTCCTCCAGGACGATCTCCATCGCGTCGTCGCGCCGGACATGCCGTGCGTCCCCTGCAACATGGAAGGGTGCGACCGGAAGGGGCGGAGCGTCTGCCTCGAGGAACTGCCGTCGGACAGGGTATTGCGGGCGGTCGCGGACATGTTGCCCGCGGCGGCCCTTCGTCTACATCCGCGGCCCGATGACTCCGAGCGATGA
- a CDS encoding glycosyltransferase: protein MSDPFRPYRKAFRAWRSLRRLEREREHYHQEFVRRGLSVPDPDAIRRAAKNRHPGLPVVPRGSLRTLAIFHDFNWERTAFLPALGKFGEAVCYDWRDRFDHGSRDWEKKLKAEMNRDLLGFARALSKERPLGFIFTYLSGGLVTPETVRELSNLGAPMVNLALNDKESFVGRVRGGLAMGVRDICRHFDLCWTSTRDALEKYCVEGAIPLYLPEGANPEIHRPYEAEHAIDVSFVGQCYENRPAVIGALRDAGIRVEAFGPGWPSGPLPTEEMVRTYSRSRINLGFGGVAGHKDTFHLKGRDFEVPMSGGLYLTEHCDELDRFFEIGKEIVTYRGVEDLVAKVRWLLANPGEADAIRRAGRRRALSEHTWEMRFETVLSSLGVIGPRM, encoded by the coding sequence ATGAGCGATCCTTTCCGGCCCTACCGGAAAGCGTTCCGCGCCTGGCGCAGCCTTCGCCGGCTCGAGAGGGAGCGGGAGCATTACCACCAGGAGTTCGTCCGTCGCGGTCTTTCCGTGCCCGACCCGGACGCGATCCGGCGGGCGGCGAAAAACCGGCATCCCGGCCTCCCGGTTGTCCCTCGCGGGTCCTTGCGCACCCTGGCCATCTTCCACGACTTCAACTGGGAACGCACCGCGTTCCTGCCGGCGTTGGGGAAGTTCGGGGAGGCGGTGTGCTACGACTGGCGGGATCGGTTCGACCACGGAAGCCGGGATTGGGAGAAAAAGCTCAAGGCGGAAATGAACCGGGACCTTCTCGGATTCGCGCGCGCGCTTTCGAAGGAGCGGCCGCTCGGCTTCATTTTCACCTACCTGTCCGGCGGGCTGGTGACGCCGGAGACCGTGCGGGAGCTGTCGAACCTCGGGGCGCCGATGGTCAACCTGGCCCTGAACGACAAGGAGTCGTTCGTCGGCCGGGTACGCGGCGGGCTTGCGATGGGGGTCCGGGACATCTGCCGGCACTTCGACCTGTGCTGGACGAGCACCCGGGACGCACTCGAGAAATATTGCGTGGAAGGGGCGATCCCGTTGTATCTGCCGGAAGGGGCGAACCCGGAAATTCACCGTCCGTACGAGGCGGAACACGCGATCGACGTCTCCTTCGTCGGGCAATGCTACGAAAACCGGCCGGCGGTCATCGGGGCGCTTCGGGACGCTGGGATACGGGTCGAGGCGTTCGGGCCCGGGTGGCCGTCCGGCCCCCTTCCGACGGAGGAGATGGTCCGGACATACTCCAGGAGCCGAATCAACCTCGGGTTCGGCGGTGTCGCGGGGCACAAGGACACGTTCCATCTGAAGGGGCGGGATTTCGAGGTCCCGATGAGCGGAGGGCTCTACCTGACGGAGCATTGCGACGAGTTGGACCGGTTCTTCGAGATCGGGAAGGAGATCGTCACCTACCGGGGGGTCGAGGACCTCGTCGCGAAGGTGCGCTGGCTGCTCGCGAACCCCGGGGAGGCAGACGCCATCCGGCGGGCGGGGCGCCGGCGGGCGCTTTCGGAGCACACCTGGGAGATGCGGTTCGAGACCGTGCTGTCATCGCTCGGAGTCATCGGGCCGCGGATGTAG
- a CDS encoding class I SAM-dependent methyltransferase, translating into MSDGKWSVHKCTGCGLGVLDPRPDPAELGQLYRESYFVSHYEHVLPPGSDGMRRRLSQERHRVDFFRRYRSAGKVLDIGSGRGYFLEACRLRGYDVAGFDVSDDAAASVRETLGIAVKTGELREDLFEPGSVDVVTMWHSLEHTRDPRVPLGFAWKWLSAGGILVVEVPNHEGTDAMKEGRAWRDWDLPYHQFHFTPESLRGILLRFGFAVLKEKRYHSEYVKRRMREVPFMGWLARPVARLYSGTGVAVLARKADLSAQGGASVRER; encoded by the coding sequence ATGAGCGACGGAAAATGGTCCGTCCACAAGTGCACGGGGTGCGGGCTCGGCGTCCTGGACCCCAGGCCGGATCCCGCCGAACTCGGCCAGCTGTACCGCGAAAGCTACTTCGTGAGCCACTATGAACACGTCCTTCCCCCCGGATCCGACGGGATGCGCCGACGCCTCTCCCAGGAGCGCCACCGGGTGGATTTCTTCCGAAGGTACCGGAGCGCCGGGAAGGTACTGGACATCGGCAGCGGCAGAGGATACTTCCTCGAAGCTTGCCGCCTCCGGGGATACGACGTCGCGGGATTCGACGTTTCCGACGACGCGGCGGCCTCGGTGCGGGAGACGCTCGGGATCGCGGTGAAGACCGGCGAATTGCGGGAGGATCTGTTCGAGCCGGGATCGGTCGACGTGGTAACGATGTGGCACTCCCTGGAGCATACGCGGGACCCGCGGGTCCCCCTGGGGTTCGCATGGAAGTGGCTGTCCGCCGGCGGGATCCTCGTCGTCGAGGTCCCGAACCACGAGGGGACGGACGCGATGAAGGAAGGAAGAGCATGGAGGGACTGGGATCTGCCGTATCACCAGTTCCATTTCACCCCGGAGTCGTTGCGGGGGATTCTCTTACGGTTCGGTTTCGCCGTGCTGAAGGAAAAGCGGTACCACTCCGAATACGTGAAAAGAAGGATGCGGGAGGTTCCATTCATGGGTTGGCTCGCCCGTCCGGTCGCCCGATTGTATTCCGGGACAGGCGTCGCGGTCCTGGCGAGGAAAGCCGACCTTTCCGCCCAAGGAGGCGCAAGTGTCCGGGAGAGATGA
- a CDS encoding putative sugar O-methyltransferase: MREVFRAPLPCDPRTAELRFRVALAAARSSYRRIIEAAPPPPGFVHPQWEENTREVENYFLERFDMSFMAHPRVDGTMVFTNGAVHETEWPFVAGWRPPDTVRRCLGNGLNDHFLSGKLGTATLINSAHQLYHLARFERFRGERIEQVRSVVEFGGGYGNLARLFRSFDERSRYTIVDLPLFSCIQYVYLSTVLGPEAVRLVTGAETPAADGWVELVPINLLPDLRRNGELFVSTWALSESPPAAYELVRERDWFGARGILLAYHEGWTPWNTEEMTRGLRERFRRVETAPLDFLPGSRYLLATGRIGQGGNDQ; the protein is encoded by the coding sequence GTGCGCGAGGTCTTTCGGGCGCCCCTCCCCTGCGACCCGCGGACCGCCGAGCTCCGATTCCGGGTCGCGCTGGCCGCGGCGAGGTCATCGTACCGTCGGATCATCGAGGCCGCCCCCCCTCCCCCCGGATTCGTCCATCCCCAGTGGGAGGAGAATACCCGGGAGGTGGAAAACTACTTCCTCGAACGGTTCGACATGTCGTTCATGGCCCACCCCCGCGTTGACGGAACGATGGTGTTCACGAACGGCGCCGTCCACGAGACGGAATGGCCATTCGTGGCGGGATGGCGTCCCCCGGACACCGTGCGAAGGTGTCTCGGAAACGGACTGAACGACCATTTCCTGTCGGGGAAGCTCGGGACCGCGACCCTGATCAACTCGGCACACCAGTTGTACCACCTCGCCCGCTTCGAACGGTTCCGCGGGGAGCGGATCGAGCAGGTGAGGTCCGTGGTCGAGTTCGGGGGAGGGTACGGAAACCTCGCCCGCCTCTTCCGGAGTTTCGATGAGCGATCCCGATACACGATCGTCGACCTTCCGCTGTTCAGCTGCATCCAGTACGTGTATCTCTCGACCGTCCTCGGCCCGGAGGCCGTGCGCCTCGTCACCGGGGCGGAGACTCCCGCCGCGGACGGGTGGGTGGAGTTGGTGCCGATCAACCTTCTCCCCGACCTTCGCCGGAACGGGGAGTTGTTTGTCAGCACGTGGGCATTGAGCGAGAGCCCTCCGGCGGCGTACGAACTCGTGCGGGAGAGGGACTGGTTCGGCGCACGGGGGATCCTCCTCGCGTATCACGAAGGATGGACGCCCTGGAATACGGAAGAGATGACCCGTGGACTGCGGGAACGGTTCCGCCGCGTGGAAACGGCACCCCTCGATTTCCTCCCCGGCAGCCGATACCTACTTGCGACCGGAAGGATCGGCCAGGGGGGAAACGATCAATGA
- a CDS encoding GDP-L-fucose synthase, whose amino-acid sequence MEKSGKIFVAGHRGMVGSAIQRRLLAEGYRNVLARGKRELDLRDARAVAAFFSEEKPEYVFLAAARVGGIMANMEHPGEFLYENLMIQCNVIHQSLLAGVKRFCFLGSSCIYPRECPQPMREEHLMTGKLEPTNEGYAVAKLAGVKMMECYRRQYGMKGVSPIPCNLYGTNDSFDPRNAHVLSSLVRKFVDAVDGGEGEVAVWGTGSARREFLHVDDLADAALFLMTHPDPPEIVNVGSGFDVSIRELAAMVARISGFGGTILWDPSKPDGMPRKCLDVERMTGLGYRPRIGLEEGIARTVAEYRERKRGTRAP is encoded by the coding sequence TTGGAGAAATCGGGAAAGATTTTCGTCGCCGGGCACCGCGGGATGGTCGGCTCCGCAATCCAACGCCGTCTGCTCGCGGAAGGGTATCGAAACGTCCTCGCTCGGGGGAAACGGGAGCTCGACCTGCGGGATGCGCGGGCGGTGGCCGCGTTCTTCTCGGAAGAGAAGCCGGAATACGTGTTCCTGGCGGCCGCGCGGGTCGGCGGGATCATGGCGAACATGGAACACCCCGGCGAATTCCTGTACGAGAATCTGATGATCCAGTGCAACGTCATCCACCAGTCGCTCCTTGCCGGGGTGAAGCGGTTCTGCTTCCTCGGGAGCTCCTGCATCTACCCCAGGGAGTGTCCCCAGCCGATGCGGGAAGAGCACCTCATGACCGGGAAGCTGGAGCCGACGAACGAAGGGTACGCCGTGGCGAAGCTCGCCGGCGTGAAGATGATGGAGTGCTACCGGAGGCAGTACGGCATGAAGGGGGTAAGCCCGATCCCGTGCAACCTGTACGGCACCAACGATTCGTTCGACCCGCGGAACGCCCACGTCCTGTCGTCGCTGGTCCGGAAGTTCGTCGACGCGGTCGACGGCGGGGAAGGCGAGGTCGCCGTGTGGGGCACCGGATCGGCGCGGAGGGAGTTCCTGCACGTGGACGATCTCGCCGACGCCGCGCTGTTCCTCATGACGCATCCGGATCCCCCCGAGATCGTAAACGTCGGCAGCGGGTTCGACGTGTCCATCCGGGAGCTGGCAGCGATGGTCGCGCGGATTTCCGGATTCGGGGGGACCATCCTCTGGGATCCCTCGAAGCCGGACGGAATGCCGCGGAAGTGCCTCGACGTGGAAAGGATGACCGGCCTGGGATACCGCCCCCGGATCGGGCTGGAGGAGGGGATCGCGAGGACCGTCGCCGAATACCGGGAACGGAAGAGGGGGACCCGCGCGCCATGA